A single genomic interval of Peribacillus sp. FSL H8-0477 harbors:
- the yicI gene encoding alpha-xylosidase has product MKFSNGNWLNKEGYTLEHPMELYDVEKKERSLTVYAPFTPIIHRGKTLDGGMMTVELSSPLEDVICVKLSHYAGGIDKGPHFELHKEDVPVEIEENDEKLFFSSGNLHAAFHKKGEWKLDFYNEDKQLASSRDMGMSYIVTDQKEVFMREQLTLDVGELIYGLGERFTSFVKNGQTIDIWNEDGGTGSEQAYKNIPFYLSNKGYGVFVNHPERVSFEVGSEKVSKVQFSVEGERLEYYIINGPEPKQVLEKYTALTGKPSLPPAWTFGLWLSTSFTTNYDEETVTKFINGMEERDIPLDVFHFDCFWMKEFEWCNFLWDDRVFPEPEKMLMRLKEKGLKICLWINPYIAQKSPLFKEASDKGYLLKKTDGSVWQWDKWQAGLGIVDFTNPEASSWFEDKLESLIDMGVDSFKTDFGERIPTDVCYYDGSDPKKMHNYYAYLYNKVVFDLLEKKLGKGQAALFARSASVGSQKLPVHWGGDCWGTYPSMAESLRGGLSFGLSGFSFWSHDIAGFEQGATPDLYKRWTQFGLLSSHSRYHGNTEYKVPWLYDEEAVDVTRVFTKLKNSLMPYLYRIACESTMTGVPMMRAMVLEFNEDETCHYLDRQYMLGDSLLAAPIFNDQGIVKYYLPKGKWTNFLTNQVVEGEKWHTEEHGYLTLPFMAKENSIIAVGSVESTADYDYLSDVTFHVFELADGSLISTELYSNKGIKTGWAEAKREGDTIVFKVSETVKNYSVLLRNITKASVSSGTTEVTNEGIVLKSAEYHVEIML; this is encoded by the coding sequence ATGAAATTTAGCAATGGCAACTGGTTAAATAAAGAAGGCTATACGCTCGAACACCCAATGGAATTATATGATGTCGAAAAAAAGGAAAGAAGTCTCACTGTTTATGCTCCTTTTACGCCCATTATACATAGAGGTAAAACATTAGACGGAGGAATGATGACCGTTGAATTATCATCCCCTTTGGAGGATGTCATTTGTGTAAAGCTGTCACATTATGCTGGAGGGATTGATAAGGGTCCGCATTTTGAGCTTCATAAAGAAGATGTTCCTGTAGAAATTGAAGAAAATGATGAAAAACTATTCTTCTCGAGCGGAAACCTTCACGCAGCTTTCCATAAGAAAGGCGAATGGAAACTTGATTTTTATAATGAAGATAAGCAATTAGCAAGCAGCAGAGATATGGGAATGAGTTATATTGTGACCGATCAAAAGGAAGTCTTTATGCGTGAACAGCTTACCTTGGATGTGGGTGAATTAATTTATGGGTTGGGTGAACGGTTTACCTCATTTGTAAAAAATGGTCAAACCATTGATATCTGGAATGAAGACGGCGGCACTGGAAGTGAGCAGGCTTATAAAAATATCCCCTTTTATCTGAGTAATAAAGGGTATGGGGTGTTTGTTAATCATCCTGAACGAGTTTCCTTTGAGGTTGGCTCAGAAAAAGTATCAAAGGTGCAATTCAGCGTGGAAGGCGAAAGGTTAGAATACTATATTATCAATGGTCCTGAACCAAAGCAGGTTTTAGAAAAGTATACGGCATTGACTGGAAAACCAAGTCTCCCCCCTGCATGGACATTTGGTTTATGGCTAAGCACCTCGTTTACCACGAATTATGATGAAGAAACGGTGACTAAATTTATAAATGGAATGGAAGAAAGAGATATTCCATTAGATGTTTTTCATTTTGATTGTTTTTGGATGAAGGAATTTGAATGGTGTAATTTTCTGTGGGATGACCGGGTATTTCCAGAACCGGAGAAAATGCTGATGAGACTAAAAGAAAAAGGCTTGAAAATCTGTCTATGGATTAATCCGTACATTGCTCAGAAGTCACCACTGTTTAAAGAAGCAAGTGACAAGGGATATCTTCTCAAAAAGACAGACGGAAGTGTATGGCAATGGGATAAGTGGCAAGCTGGATTAGGGATCGTAGATTTCACAAACCCGGAAGCGAGCAGCTGGTTCGAAGACAAATTAGAGAGCCTGATAGATATGGGAGTCGATTCTTTTAAAACGGACTTTGGCGAGAGAATTCCGACCGATGTCTGTTATTATGATGGATCGGATCCTAAGAAGATGCATAATTATTATGCCTATTTATATAACAAAGTCGTTTTTGATTTATTAGAAAAGAAGCTAGGCAAAGGGCAAGCGGCTCTATTTGCTCGGTCTGCATCAGTCGGCAGTCAGAAGCTTCCTGTACACTGGGGCGGGGATTGCTGGGGAACGTACCCGTCCATGGCTGAATCATTACGCGGCGGTTTATCGTTTGGTTTATCAGGTTTTAGTTTCTGGAGTCATGATATTGCTGGATTTGAACAAGGGGCCACTCCAGATTTATACAAACGCTGGACGCAATTTGGGTTATTGTCTTCTCATAGTCGTTATCATGGCAATACAGAATATAAGGTTCCATGGCTTTATGATGAAGAAGCCGTTGATGTTACGCGCGTGTTTACAAAATTAAAAAACAGCTTAATGCCTTATTTATACCGCATAGCCTGTGAATCTACCATGACAGGGGTACCGATGATGAGAGCGATGGTACTAGAATTCAATGAGGATGAAACCTGTCATTACTTGGATAGACAGTACATGCTTGGCGATTCATTATTAGCGGCTCCTATTTTTAATGACCAAGGCATCGTTAAATACTATCTTCCTAAAGGCAAATGGACGAACTTCTTAACCAATCAGGTAGTTGAGGGAGAAAAGTGGCACACAGAGGAACATGGCTATCTGACACTTCCATTCATGGCTAAAGAAAATTCTATTATTGCGGTCGGGTCGGTAGAAAGCACGGCTGACTATGATTATCTTTCTGACGTTACTTTTCATGTTTTTGAATTAGCAGATGGTTCTCTTATATCTACAGAGTTATATAGTAATAAAGGAATAAAAACAGGCTGGGCAGAAGCTAAGCGAGAAGGAGATACAATCGTATTCAAAGTGAGTGAGACGGTGAAAAATTATTCTGTATTATTAAGAAATATCACAAAAGCATCGGTGAGCAGCGGAACGACAGAAGTAACGAACGAAGGGATTGTCCTTAAGTCAGCTGAGTATCACGTTGAGATTATGCTCTAA
- a CDS encoding NAD(P)/FAD-dependent oxidoreductase — MDLKTGKMFWSDTYKEAPNYPELTENIDCDVCIVGSGSSGAHCAYFLAETGLNVVLVDKRDIGAGSTMANTGLLQYTNDKTLTSYIHSFGEKAGVRHVQLCLEAMKTLEHTVIPSLDGDSDFRKRQSLYFASSKEDVLMLKEEYQTLKKHGFPVEYYTKEEIAETFSFSKSAGLVTSNDAEINPFKHAHNLIQYAVNKGVRVYGHTNINGKILKNNHTELFTSNGCSIKAKYVIFATGYEAQEEVNEQNAKVVSSYAIATNPVADVANWKEAMMIWETARPYLYARQTVDNRIIIGGLDEPTRYSEKRDSMIIHKRDELLDKLVELFPELAGQVKADYYWGASFGETHDGLPTIGMYQDYPNCYFLLGYGGNGTVYSVILSQIITDLIVKGTHPDLDIYLKERSAIKGTA, encoded by the coding sequence ATGGACTTAAAGACAGGAAAAATGTTTTGGAGTGACACATATAAGGAAGCACCTAACTATCCGGAGCTTACAGAGAATATTGATTGTGATGTCTGTATTGTGGGAAGTGGATCATCAGGAGCCCATTGTGCGTACTTTCTAGCTGAAACAGGCCTGAATGTCGTCCTTGTTGATAAACGGGATATTGGAGCAGGCAGCACAATGGCAAATACGGGATTGCTGCAATATACAAATGATAAAACATTAACGTCATATATACATAGTTTTGGAGAAAAGGCAGGAGTACGTCATGTCCAATTATGTTTAGAGGCTATGAAAACTTTAGAACATACAGTGATTCCAAGTTTGGATGGCGATTCAGATTTTCGAAAAAGACAAAGTCTTTATTTTGCTTCCAGTAAAGAAGACGTGCTCATGTTGAAGGAAGAATACCAAACTCTAAAAAAACACGGATTTCCGGTTGAGTATTACACAAAGGAGGAAATCGCTGAGACGTTTTCTTTTTCAAAATCTGCCGGACTTGTGACAAGTAACGATGCAGAAATTAATCCGTTTAAGCATGCACACAATTTGATTCAGTACGCTGTGAATAAAGGTGTTCGCGTGTATGGTCATACAAATATTAACGGAAAAATCCTTAAAAACAATCATACCGAATTGTTCACAAGTAACGGTTGTTCTATTAAAGCAAAGTATGTGATATTTGCGACTGGTTACGAGGCACAGGAAGAAGTAAACGAGCAAAATGCAAAGGTCGTAAGCTCGTATGCCATAGCAACCAATCCTGTTGCAGATGTGGCTAATTGGAAAGAGGCGATGATGATTTGGGAAACCGCTCGTCCCTATCTCTATGCTCGTCAAACGGTAGACAATCGGATTATCATTGGTGGACTTGACGAACCAACAAGGTATAGTGAAAAACGTGATTCCATGATTATTCATAAACGCGATGAATTACTCGATAAGCTGGTGGAATTATTTCCTGAACTAGCTGGCCAAGTTAAGGCAGACTATTATTGGGGGGCGTCCTTTGGTGAAACGCATGATGGGTTGCCCACAATCGGCATGTACCAAGATTACCCCAATTGTTACTTCTTATTAGGGTATGGCGGGAATGGAACAGTCTATAGTGTGATATTATCGCAGATTATCACTGATTTAATTGTAAAAGGAACGCACCCAGATCTTGATATATATCTTAAAGAACGCTCTGCTATTAAAGGGACCGCATAA
- a CDS encoding APC family permease, protein MYSPIKRFLIGRPLKSSELGEQKLNKLKALAILSSDALSSVAYGPEQVLLVLMTVSAVAFWFSIPIAMGVLVLLAALILSYRQIIYAYPDGGGAYVVSKENLGINPGLIAGGSLLVDYILTVAVSVSAGTDAITSALPSLHSYNVLIAIILVVIITILSLRGITESASILAYPVYLFVIALVILLGVGIFKIFTGDIPADLHSPIGTPVAGISLFLLLRAFASGCSALTGVEAISNAIPSFKDPAPKNAAKTLTIMGILLAILFSGVIFLAYYYGVSPKENETIVSQLASQTFGRNYLYYFIQGTTALILILAANTGYSAFPLLAFNLAKDNYIARMFSIRGDRLGYSNGIIFLGAMSILLILAFQGNTEKLIPLYAVGVFIPFTLSQTGMLVKWIREKPSGWQIKLTINLVGALISLLVLLIFLITKFTQVWPVFIFLPLIVTWFHQIKKHYESVGEQLRIKNCAESLPIMGNVMIIPVAGITHVVENSLEYAKSLGVDQIIAVNVSFEREDERKFEEKWQKWQPEIRLVTLHSSYRSIIHPLTKFIDTIEHKASEMNYRVTVMIPQFIPKKSWHNMLHNQSSLLIRAYLLYKRNVIVTTVPYHLKK, encoded by the coding sequence ATGTATTCTCCTATTAAACGATTTTTAATTGGCCGCCCTTTAAAGTCATCTGAGCTTGGAGAGCAAAAGCTAAATAAATTAAAGGCATTAGCGATTTTATCATCTGATGCATTATCAAGTGTTGCCTATGGTCCGGAGCAAGTATTATTAGTTCTTATGACAGTCAGTGCCGTTGCGTTTTGGTTTTCAATCCCTATTGCGATGGGGGTATTGGTTTTACTGGCAGCACTGATTTTATCTTACAGGCAAATCATCTATGCCTATCCGGATGGTGGTGGAGCGTATGTAGTTTCTAAAGAAAACCTTGGTATTAATCCGGGATTAATAGCCGGAGGTTCACTTTTAGTCGATTATATTCTGACAGTAGCAGTCAGTGTGTCCGCAGGAACGGACGCTATCACTTCTGCACTGCCGTCCCTTCATTCCTATAACGTGTTAATTGCTATTATACTCGTTGTTATTATTACTATTTTAAGTTTACGAGGGATTACGGAATCTGCATCAATCTTAGCTTATCCCGTTTATTTATTTGTCATTGCATTAGTCATTTTACTTGGTGTAGGCATTTTTAAAATTTTTACTGGTGACATACCAGCTGATCTCCATTCACCGATTGGGACGCCGGTTGCTGGGATTTCTTTATTTTTATTACTTCGAGCCTTTGCATCAGGATGTTCAGCTTTGACAGGTGTAGAAGCCATCTCGAATGCCATTCCAAGTTTTAAAGATCCAGCACCGAAAAATGCGGCAAAAACGCTGACTATTATGGGGATTTTACTCGCGATTCTCTTTTCAGGTGTCATCTTTCTTGCGTACTATTATGGCGTTTCACCAAAAGAAAATGAAACGATCGTCTCACAGCTTGCTTCACAAACCTTTGGACGAAATTATTTGTATTACTTCATACAGGGAACAACGGCATTGATACTAATTTTGGCAGCAAATACGGGGTATTCAGCTTTCCCGCTTTTAGCCTTTAATCTGGCAAAAGATAACTACATTGCTCGTATGTTTTCGATTAGAGGGGACCGACTAGGTTACTCAAATGGAATTATTTTTCTTGGAGCGATGTCCATCTTGCTGATTCTAGCTTTTCAAGGAAATACCGAAAAATTAATCCCGTTGTATGCGGTTGGGGTATTTATTCCCTTTACGCTGTCACAGACAGGTATGCTTGTTAAGTGGATTCGGGAAAAACCGAGCGGGTGGCAAATCAAATTAACGATTAATCTAGTGGGTGCTTTAATCAGTCTGCTTGTTCTGCTGATTTTTTTAATTACAAAATTCACTCAGGTGTGGCCGGTGTTTATCTTCCTTCCGTTAATCGTCACTTGGTTTCACCAAATAAAGAAACATTATGAGTCTGTTGGTGAACAACTGAGAATCAAGAATTGTGCAGAAAGTCTGCCAATCATGGGGAATGTAATGATTATCCCGGTCGCGGGCATTACTCATGTCGTAGAAAATTCACTTGAATATGCAAAATCACTTGGAGTAGATCAAATTATTGCAGTCAATGTTTCATTCGAAAGGGAGGATGAACGGAAATTCGAAGAAAAATGGCAAAAGTGGCAGCCAGAAATCAGGCTGGTCACCTTACATTCTTCCTACCGAAGCATTATTCATCCACTAACTAAATTTATTGATACCATTGAACATAAAGCGAGCGAAATGAATTACCGAGTGACCGTCATGATTCCTCAATTCATACCAAAAAAGAGCTGGCATAATATGTTGCATAATCAATCCAGTTTGCTGATTCGCGCGTATTTACTTTATAAACGTAATGTCATCGTTACGACTGTACCGTATCATTTGAAAAAATAA
- a CDS encoding VOC family protein, whose translation MLHHIEINVANLKKSAEFWGWLLTELNYEVFQEWASGISWKQGNSYLVFVQTDDRFIDSGYHRGRIGLNHLAFHGESREHVNKLFTKLKEKKIPLLYEESFPFAGGPNHYAVFFEDPDRMKVEIVAPNE comes from the coding sequence ATGCTGCATCATATTGAAATAAATGTTGCCAATCTTAAAAAATCAGCTGAGTTTTGGGGATGGCTTTTAACTGAATTAAACTATGAAGTTTTTCAAGAATGGGCGTCCGGCATCAGTTGGAAACAAGGAAACTCGTATCTAGTATTTGTTCAAACAGATGACCGTTTTATAGACAGCGGATACCATCGAGGGAGGATTGGCCTTAATCATCTAGCTTTTCATGGAGAGTCCAGGGAGCATGTTAATAAATTGTTCACGAAATTAAAGGAAAAAAAGATTCCTCTTTTATATGAAGAAAGTTTCCCTTTTGCTGGCGGACCGAATCATTATGCTGTATTTTTCGAGGATCCTGACCGAATGAAGGTTGAAATTGTGGCTCCGAACGAATAA
- a CDS encoding NAD(P)H-dependent flavin oxidoreductase, with translation MTKSIPEAWWNELALPVIAAPMFLISGPELVKSCCMNGVSGSFPAPNARPIEVLDEWMGDISSSLAEAKLKDPAKKIAPWAMNMVVHSTYSRLQEELELVIKHQPPIVITSLGSPKHVVEIVHSYGGLVFSDVSSIPFAKKAAEAGVDGLILVAAGAGGHAGELNGFAFVDSVRTFWDGIILLAGSISTGKGILAAQAAGADLAYMGTRFIVAEESYAADAYREMLVTSEPEDIVLTDAFSGVNCNMLKPSIRNNGLDPEQLVKKEKVNFDGMAQKSDAKAWKDIWSAGHGVGAIDKIDSVEGIVKTLQQEYNEALTKLNEQAAKIKTSVSQ, from the coding sequence ATGACAAAATCGATTCCTGAAGCATGGTGGAATGAGCTTGCTTTGCCGGTTATCGCAGCTCCGATGTTTTTAATATCCGGACCTGAGCTAGTTAAATCTTGTTGTATGAATGGGGTGTCTGGCTCATTTCCAGCTCCAAATGCAAGGCCGATAGAGGTCCTTGATGAATGGATGGGAGACATCAGCAGCAGTTTAGCAGAAGCGAAATTGAAGGATCCTGCTAAAAAAATTGCGCCCTGGGCAATGAACATGGTGGTACATAGTACGTACAGCCGTCTTCAAGAAGAGTTAGAGCTGGTAATCAAGCATCAGCCGCCAATTGTTATCACTTCACTTGGTTCGCCAAAACATGTTGTCGAAATTGTACATAGCTATGGCGGTTTAGTATTTTCCGATGTTAGTAGTATTCCGTTTGCTAAAAAAGCAGCTGAGGCAGGCGTGGATGGATTGATTCTTGTTGCAGCGGGCGCAGGAGGACATGCCGGAGAGTTGAATGGCTTTGCGTTTGTAGATAGTGTACGTACATTTTGGGATGGAATCATTTTACTTGCCGGCTCAATATCTACAGGAAAAGGAATTCTTGCAGCTCAAGCGGCTGGTGCGGATCTTGCCTATATGGGGACTCGTTTTATTGTGGCAGAAGAAAGTTATGCTGCTGATGCCTACCGTGAAATGCTTGTAACATCAGAACCTGAAGATATAGTCCTAACGGATGCATTTTCAGGAGTTAACTGTAATATGTTAAAACCGAGCATTCGAAACAATGGCCTTGACCCAGAACAACTAGTCAAAAAAGAAAAAGTTAATTTTGACGGTATGGCTCAAAAATCAGATGCAAAAGCTTGGAAAGATATTTGGTCTGCTGGTCATGGTGTAGGCGCGATCGACAAAATTGATTCAGTTGAAGGCATAGTGAAAACACTTCAACAAGAATATAACGAGGCTTTGACAAAGTTAAATGAACAGGCTGCGAAAATTAAAACAAGTGTTTCCCAATAA
- a CDS encoding Cof-type HAD-IIB family hydrolase yields the protein MTDTKPKAKIKLIALDMDGTLLNQYDEVSEENRKAILEAENKGVHVVLSTGRAYATCSEYAKSLNLSSYLITVNGSEIYNEQGKLIEQNIVDTELIQWMWDLSQSHKTHFWAVSCDHVYRGEMPEDITSSKWLKFGFDSEDDEIRDDILRQLKEKGSLEVSNSSPTNIEVNAVGVNKAKAIEVVCEKLGLTMDEVMAVGDSLNDIAMIKSAGFGVAMGNAQEIVKETADWVTSTNIEHGVAKAIHKWVLE from the coding sequence ATGACAGATACTAAACCTAAGGCTAAGATTAAGTTAATCGCTCTTGATATGGATGGTACCTTATTGAATCAATATGATGAGGTTTCAGAAGAAAACCGAAAAGCTATTCTTGAAGCAGAAAATAAGGGTGTACATGTTGTGCTGAGTACTGGACGAGCCTATGCAACTTGTAGTGAATATGCTAAATCATTGAATTTATCTTCCTATTTAATTACTGTAAATGGCAGTGAAATTTATAATGAACAAGGAAAATTAATTGAACAAAATATCGTTGATACAGAACTGATTCAATGGATGTGGGACCTGTCACAAAGTCATAAGACTCATTTTTGGGCTGTGAGTTGCGACCACGTTTATCGCGGAGAAATGCCGGAAGACATTACGAGTTCAAAATGGTTAAAGTTTGGGTTTGATAGTGAAGATGACGAAATTCGTGATGATATTCTTCGTCAATTGAAAGAAAAGGGAAGCCTAGAAGTTAGTAATTCTAGTCCAACAAACATTGAAGTGAATGCAGTGGGCGTAAATAAAGCAAAAGCTATTGAGGTTGTTTGTGAAAAACTCGGGCTAACAATGGATGAAGTCATGGCTGTAGGTGACAGTCTAAATGATATTGCGATGATAAAGTCGGCTGGATTTGGCGTGGCGATGGGCAATGCACAAGAAATTGTCAAGGAAACGGCAGATTGGGTAACATCGACTAATATCGAACATGGAGTAGCCAAAGCCATACATAAATGGGTACTTGAATAA
- a CDS encoding cation diffusion facilitator family transporter yields the protein MKELVALLRQGNKSAFIAGIVNGIISILKAIAFFLTGNVAMFAEMLHSLGDAANQLFVFIGSALSKKAPTVRFPNGFGRLVNLVLLGAVLIVGIMSYETIKEGYHHILHPADSKGIIINLSVLGIAVLLEGFVLYKAMKEVLHETHIQASGFAIIPKSFGAYKNAKPATKLVFMEDTVATAGGVLAIIAILLANFTPFNQAEGIASVLIGLMMFYVVGRVFLDNAAGALGEADPDIQFKIGNMVMQDPDVRDIEAITVLKEGEDFHVEVEVELDASMTVAQADVVKDRLVKAILEEKGVTDVLVEFDQDDGVTTWKDSKTLKEENPKV from the coding sequence ATGAAAGAACTAGTTGCACTTTTACGACAAGGAAATAAGTCTGCATTTATTGCAGGAATTGTGAACGGGATTATCTCGATTTTAAAAGCCATTGCCTTCTTCTTAACAGGTAATGTTGCCATGTTCGCTGAAATGCTCCACAGCCTCGGTGATGCGGCGAACCAGTTGTTTGTCTTTATTGGCTCAGCTCTTAGTAAAAAAGCACCAACTGTACGCTTTCCGAATGGCTTTGGAAGGCTGGTCAATCTTGTTTTACTAGGTGCGGTGTTAATTGTTGGAATTATGTCTTATGAGACAATCAAAGAAGGCTACCATCATATTTTACATCCGGCCGATTCGAAAGGAATCATTATCAACCTTTCTGTGCTCGGAATTGCTGTACTGTTAGAAGGATTTGTTCTGTATAAGGCGATGAAAGAAGTGTTGCATGAAACGCATATACAAGCATCAGGTTTTGCTATTATACCGAAGAGTTTCGGCGCTTATAAAAATGCAAAACCCGCAACAAAATTAGTTTTCATGGAAGATACCGTAGCTACTGCCGGCGGTGTTTTAGCAATTATCGCGATCTTATTAGCTAATTTCACTCCATTTAATCAAGCTGAAGGGATTGCATCCGTTTTAATTGGTTTAATGATGTTTTATGTTGTTGGCCGAGTATTTCTTGATAATGCAGCTGGTGCGCTTGGAGAAGCTGATCCAGACATCCAATTCAAAATTGGGAATATGGTAATGCAGGATCCTGATGTCCGTGATATCGAAGCAATCACTGTTTTGAAAGAGGGAGAGGATTTCCACGTTGAGGTGGAAGTTGAACTCGATGCTTCCATGACGGTTGCTCAAGCTGACGTGGTAAAAGATCGGCTTGTGAAGGCAATTCTCGAAGAAAAAGGCGTAACGGATGTACTTGTTGAATTTGATCAAGATGATGGCGTCACTACTTGGAAAGATTCAAAGACTCTGAAAGAAGAAAATCCAAAAGTTTAA
- a CDS encoding ribonuclease H family protein, translating into MAKKKIYAVKIGKKPGLYETWAECKKQIDGYSGAVYKGFATKAEAEQFIGNSSSFTVTAEKHDNFNIDEYIRLLDDQTLVAFVDGSYNKLSKTYGYGVVLITKNNPLETLMGSDNHSDYVETRNVAGEIEGVKSAIRYGIEKGYKKIVLFYDYIGIEKWAIGDWKANAAISKDYIVFINQIKPSIDIEFRKVKAHSGIIYNELADELAKKSLQNKA; encoded by the coding sequence ATGGCTAAGAAAAAAATCTATGCCGTCAAAATTGGCAAAAAACCCGGTTTATATGAGACATGGGCTGAATGTAAAAAACAAATAGATGGCTATAGTGGAGCAGTTTATAAAGGGTTTGCAACGAAAGCAGAAGCCGAACAATTTATTGGAAATAGTTCTTCTTTTACAGTTACTGCGGAAAAACATGATAATTTCAATATCGATGAGTATATTCGTCTTCTTGATGATCAAACACTGGTTGCTTTTGTAGATGGAAGTTACAATAAACTTTCTAAAACGTACGGCTATGGCGTTGTACTAATCACCAAAAACAATCCACTAGAAACCCTTATGGGATCTGATAACCATAGTGATTACGTGGAAACACGCAATGTAGCTGGTGAGATAGAAGGAGTAAAAAGTGCAATCAGATATGGCATAGAAAAAGGCTATAAAAAAATTGTTTTATTTTATGACTATATCGGGATTGAAAAATGGGCGATCGGTGACTGGAAAGCAAACGCTGCAATCTCAAAAGATTACATAGTATTTATTAATCAGATTAAACCCTCCATTGATATTGAATTTAGGAAAGTAAAAGCTCATTCAGGAATCATTTACAATGAGCTGGCTGATGAACTAGCGAAAAAATCACTTCAAAACAAAGCGTAG